Sequence from the Streptomyces sp. NBC_00358 genome:
GCGCTGCGGGGTGTCCGAACTGATGCCGCGCAGCGCCGCGTTCACAGCGAGGCCGCGGATGCGCCACTGTCCCGACGACGTGCGGAGCACGGCGCCCGGAGTCAGCTTCAGATGTGCGAGACCCTCGCGATGCGCGGCGGCCATGGCCTGGGAGACCTGGCTGACCATCTGGTAGGCCTCGTGCACCTCAAGGGGAGCCGAGGCGAGGAGCGCGGTGAGCTCCGTGGCGTCCGGCAGCCACTCGTGCACCACGTAGACGAGATCGTTCTCCTCGACCGCGTCCAGGACCTGGACGAACCGGGGATCGCCCAGCAGGGCGGAGGAACGGGCGGCCGCCAGCACCGAGCGGGCCCGCGGATGATCCGCGGGCAGCAGGTGCACACCGACGGCACGGCGGAGTTTCTCGTCCATCGCGCGCCAACTGCTGAAACCGTCCAGACGGGTGACGCACTCTTCGAGGCGGTAGCGCCTGGCGAGTTTGTGGCCACTGTGCAGTTCGGGCGGTGAGGCCTTTTCGGGACTCTCGGTCCCGCCACTCCCCTGTGCCTCTTGGCTGTCCGTTTCCTGCTCCCAGTTCTGGGCCACCCCGTCGGACGTGGTCTGGTCCGCCTTGGCGGTCAGCGGCTTGTCACCGCTGTTGTCTGCCACGTCGACGGCAGCCGTGCTCCGTTCCGCCACCGTCGTCCCTGCCTCCCCATCCATTGCGCGCTGTCCGACGCAGAAACCAATTGTGCCCACAGTCCGGCGCTATGCACGACACACGGCGACGGACGATGGTTGTGCGCTTACCCCCGACTCAGCGCCCCAGGCGCCCGCGGACCATTCCGACCATTGAATTGAGCTCTTCGATGCGCATCTTGCGCGCGGCGACGTAGAAGACACCGAGCAGGGCGATCGATCCGGCGACGAGCGCGGCGATCGAACCGATCGCACCGTGCCCGAGAACCTGGGTGATCGCGAAGCCTACGGCCCCGCCCACCACGGCGCCAGGGATGGAGGCCAGGCAGAGACGCGCGTACGTGCGCAGCACGCGGGCGCCGTCCAGGTCGCCGCCCAGCCGCCGGCGCAGTCGCTGCCAGGCCACTCCGACGCCCACGGCGTACGCCAGCCCGTACGCGCCGGCCATGCCGACGACCGCCCACTGCGCGGGCAGCACCATGTAACAGACGGCCGACGCGGCCGCGTTGACGGCAGCCACGATGACCGTGTTGTAGAAGGGGGTGCGGGTGTCCTCGTAGGCGTAGAAGCCACGCAGGACCACGTACTGCACCGAGAACGGGATCAGGCCGAGCGCGAAGGCCATCAGGACGTAGCCCTGGGACTGCGCGGCCTCGATGCCGCTGGAGCCGAAGAGCAGGGTGCACATGGGGATGCCCAGGGCGACGAACATGAAGGCGACGGGGACGATCGCCACCGCGGACGTCCGCAGCCCCTGCGAGATGTCGTCGCGGACGGCTCCCGGATCACCGTCGTGGGCCGCTCGCGAGATCCGCGGAAGCATGGCCGCCATGACGGAGACCGTGATGATCGCCTGCGGCATGCCCCAGATCAACTGGGCGTTGGCGTAGGCCAGAATCCCCGCACCGCTCTTGCCCGAGGCCTTGCCGGCCGCCGTGGCCAGCTGGGTGACGACGAGGACGCCCGCCTGGTTGGCGAGAACGAAGAGCACGGTCCACTTGGCGAGCTTGACGGCCTTGCCGAGGCCGTGGCCCCTCCAGTCGAACCGCGGACGGAACCGGAACCCGGCCTCGCGCAGATACGGAACCATCGCCGTGGCCTGTACGACCAGGCCGAGCAGGGTGCCGATGCCCAGCAGGCGGATGCCGTCCGGCGGGATGTTGTTCACCGTCATGCCGGAGTGCCGGGCGGTGCCGTAGACCCAGAGGAACATGCCGAACGTGAAGATCATGACGATGTTGTTCAGGACCGGAGTCCACATCATCGCGCCGAACTTCCCGCGGGCGTTGAGGATCTGGCCCATGACCACGTGCACGCCCATGAAGAAGATCGTGGGCAGGCAGTACCGGGCGAAGGAGACAGCCACGTTGTTGGACGCCGGGTTGCTCGCGATGGAGTCCGACATCAGCTGGATCAGCAGCGGCGCGATGAACACCGCGCCGGTGACGATCACGCCGAGGGCGACCATGACGAGGGTCAGCAGGCGGTTGGCGTACGCCTCACCGCCGTCCTCGTCCTCCTTCATGGACCGTACGAGCTGGGGCACGAAGACCGAGTTGAGTCCGCCGCCGACGGTCAGGATGTAGATCATCGTCGGCAGGGTGTACGCGACGGTCCAGGCGTCACCGAGCGTCGCCGCTCCCAGAGCGGCCGTGATGATCATGGTGCGCACGAAGCCGGTGAGACGGGATACCAGCGTGCCCGCCGCCATGACGGCGCTGGACTTCAGCAAGCCGGAGGCGCGACCGCCGGACTTCGCCGGAGCGGCGGCGGGAGGCTGAGCGGCGGCCGGAGCCGGCTCGGGCGCCGGTGCCGGGACCGCGGGGGACGCATAGGCATGCCGGACCCCGCCCTGCTGCTGATCGCGGAAGAGGTGGGCGAAGGCGTCGGGTTGATCCTGCTCCTCGCCGGCCTGGGTGACCAGGTCGTCCACCCCCACGTACTGAGTGGTCCGGGCGTCGTCCCCGTACGGCAGGTGGCGCGTCGGCCCGGCCGGCTCCGGCGGGGGCGTCTGGGCCCACACCCGGGGATCGGGGGCGTACTGCGACGCGGGAGGCTGGGCGTAGAGCGGCTGCTGGGGGGCGTACGTTCCGGGCGTCGGCGGCGGGTGCGCGGCACGGTCGTAGAGCGCCTCCGCCACCGGGTCCTGGGCCGAGAGGTCCTGTGCCCGGTAGGGGTCCTGGTCGTAGGCGTCCTGGAGGTACATGTCCGCGGGAGACCCCGGCGGCATCTGAGCGGCCCCCGGTGTGCCCTCGGGGTAGCCGGAGCGGCCCGCGTCCTGGTCCGGGTAGTCCTCGGGGTAGCCCGAGGATCCCGCGCCCTGGCCGCGGTCACCGTCGTACGGCGCGTTCATGGTTACCCCACCTCATCGTCCCCGGGCCCACCGGCCACGACATCGCTCAACGGTCCACTCTCTCACCCGTGCCGGACGGGTCGGCGCTTTCCGGTGCGGTGTCCGGTGTTGGGTCACTCGGGTGCTCCGGGCCGTCCGCCCCCGACTCCGAGTCAGAAGCCTGTTCGGGACCGGCCTCGGAGTGTTCGGTGGTGTCAGTGTCCACGGTGCCGTCCGTGTCCTTGCTCTCGCCCCCTGCCTCAGGGCTGGTTTCAGCATCCTCCTCGGCCTGCCGGGCGGCCGCACGCTTACGCTGCGTGTACATCCGGAAACCGGCGAGCACGAGAAGCAGGACACCTCCGCCGATGACGAGCATCACGGTAGAGGTGATCTCGGTGACCTTCACCTCGAAGGGAACCGGGTCTCCGTACGGCTGCCCGTCCTCCGTGTACAGCTGGGCGACGACCTGCACCGGGCCGTTGGCCTTGGTGGAGGTCGTGAACTTCACCGACTGACTGTGCTCGCCGGCGACCTGGATCGGCTGCTCGTCGTACGGGCCGTTGCGGATCTTGAGGCGGGTGGGTTGCTGCGACGTGAGGCGCAGCACCAGATGGCCGACGCCCTGCACGAGGTTGTTCTGGACGGTCACGGGGATCGTGGCGCTGCGCCCGGAGAGCTTCGCGTCCGACTTCTTGATGAGGTGGACCAGGCCCATGAGCCCGTCGAGGTACGTCTCCACACCCTGGCGGAAGGCCGCGGCCTCCGTGGGACGACCGCGCCAGGACGCCGACATCCCCCGGTCTATGGCCAGGCCGAAGGGGGTGACCACACGGGACTCGTCGGTCAGGATCATCCGGAATTTGTCGAGCTTGGCCTGTGTCTCCTGGATCCGCTCGAAGGCAGCACGCGGCAGCTCCCGGTTGCGCAGGGCCGAGGGGTACGAGGAGGCGGGGGGCACCTTCGTGGTGGCGCCGGGGTCGGGCTTGGCCTTGGCGGCGTCGGTCAGCCCCTGCGACTCCGACCAGTTCCCCTGCTGAAGCGTCCGCAGCGCCTCGGCCATCGACTGCGCCTGGCTGGCGGTGGGCATGCGCTGCGGGGCGACGACGATACTGCGCGCGTCCTTCGGCTCCTGCAGGTTGATCATCAGGCTCTGCGCGAGGAACTTCTGGACGGCGAGCGTGGAGGCGTCCGCCTTCAGCATGTCGCCCTGGAACGCGGTCGACAGCCGCTCGTCCGCGACCACCGCCGTCGTTCCGCCGCCGATGGGGCGTGCGGCGCTGGGCGTGTACGACAGGCCACCCGTCTCGCGCAGGCTGTCGCTGCGGGCGATCACCTTGTCGGCTCCGGCCGACGTGGCCACCTTCACGATCGACGGGTCCACCGCGCCGTCCGCCGGCCAGGCGAACTCCGTGCTCGGTTTCACGTGGACGATCGTCTCCACGGTGTCGGCCGCCACAGCGGTGGCGTCCTTGAGGTGACTCAGGGAGCCGGTGACGTCCTTGCCGCGGTGGGCCAGCGACGCGAGGTCGGGGTCGGCGAAGGGGAGCGCGACGACGTCCTGGTCCCTGACCGTCTTCTCCAGCTTGTCGAGCCAGGCGTTGGCCACCGCCTGGTTCCTCCCCTCGACGGTCGTGCCGTCCTCCTGCTGAATCCGGTAGCCGCCCCGCATCGCGTCGACGGAGGCCAGCAGGTCCGGGTCGAGCACCCAGGTGACCTCGAGCTGGCTGCCGAGCGACAGGAGCTGGTCCAGCCGCCCGCCCGGAGAGATCTCCTTGGCCAGATCGTCGTTCTTGAAGACCGGCGTCTGCTGCGCGTCCGAACCGGTCTCCGCCGTGAGGTGGACGGTGGAGATGAGCGGCCAGAGGTACGTCGTCTTCGTCCTCGTGTCCGCCCCTGAGGGCTGCCAGGGCAGGAACGTCCGCTCGATGCCGAGTACCTGGTCCCACGGCTGTGCGGTCGTCCGGCCCGTGAGCGATACGCCGAGCTGGTAGACCCCGTCGGAGCCGAGGTCGAGGTCCTTGACGGGCACCGAGATGCTGAAGTGCTGAGAGCTGCCCGCCCCCAGCTTGGAGACCTTCGCGACGTACTTGCCCCCGACTTCCAGCGGGTCGAGGCCCGGCTGGAAGCTGGTGCGCTTCGCGACGGTGTCGATGGCGGAGCGGGTGTTCAGGGACGGCCCCACGCGGATGCCCACGTGGCCATCCGTGACCGCCTGCTTGCCCGTGTTGGTGACCGAACCCGAGACCGTGATCGTGTCGCCGTCGGTGGGGGTGCTGGGGTTGAGCGAGTCGAGGCTGACGTCGATCGGGCCGGACGAACCGGTGGCATCGGCCACAGAGGCCTTCTCAGCGGCCTGAGAGGGCGTGCTCAAGGGCAGCTGGAGCAGCCCGGCCAGCAGCGGCGCCCCGGCCAGCAGTGCGCCGCTGCGCCGGAGCCACCGACGGGCAGGTGAGGGACTGGTCCCTTGGAAGTCTGCCGCCTCGGCCACGCGCTCGCCCGTCCCTCGTCGTCGTCAGTGGTCGTCGGAATGTGCGTCCACGCATGGTAACGATGTGCGCTGAGAGTAAGTGCCGCGGAGTGGTCCGCAAGATCGGATGAGGGGCCGACTGCCCTGTATGTGCGCGTATTCTGCCCGCGAAAAGATGTGAGGCAGGGTGCGGGGATTTATCCAGGCGCTCCCGGTGGCCTCGGCCACGTACCCTTTTCTGTTGTGCCGAACGCCAATGAAGACAATTCCAGCGCCCTGAGTCAGGTGCAGCGCCGCGCGGTGAGTGAACTGCTGCGGGTGTCCCCTGTCGCCGACGAGCTCGCCCGCCGATTCCAGGAGGCCGGGTTCTCGCTCGCTCTGGTCGGCGGCTCGGTCCGGGACGCGCTCCTCGGCCGGCTCGGCAATGACCTGGACTTCACGACGGACGCCCGACCCGAGGACGTGCTGAAGATCGTCCGTCCCTGGGCGGACGCGTTGTGGGAGGTGGGGATCGCCTTCGGCACGGTGGGGGCGCAGAAGGATGCCCGCGTGGGCGATGTGGAGCAGTCGTTCCAGATCGAGATCACGACGTACCGCTCCGAGGCGTACGACCGGACCTCACGCAAGCCGGAGGTGTCCTACGGCGACTCCATCGAGGAAGACCTCGTGCGTCGCGACTTCACGGTGAACGCGATGGCCGTCGCACTGCCGGAGAAGGAGTTCATCGACCCCTACGGCGGTCTGGACGACCTGTCCGCACGTGTGCTGCGTACTCCGGGTACCCCGGAGGCGTCCTTCTCCGACGATCCGCTGCGGATGATGCGCGCCGCACGGTTCGCCGCGCAGCTCGACTTCGAGGTGGCGCCCGAGGTCGTGGCCGCCATGACGGACATGGCCGGACGTATCGACATCGTTTCGGCGGAGCGGGTACGGGACGAACTGAACAAGCTGATCCGGTCCGCCCACCCGCGCAAGGGCCTGACACTGCTCGTTGACACCGGGCTCGCGGACCACGTGCTGCCCGAGCTCCCGGCGCTGCGGCTGGAGAGTGACGAGCACCACCGGCACAAGGACGTCTACGAGCACACGCTGATCGTTCTGGAACAGGCGATGGCGTTGGAGCAGGACGGGCCCGATCTGGTTCTCAGGCTCGCCGCCCTGCTTCACGACATCGGCAAGCCGCGTACGCGCCGCTTCGAGCAGGACGGGCGGGTCTCGTTCCACCACCACGAGATGGTGGGCGCCAAGATGACCAAGAAGCGGATGGCAGCGCTCAAATACTCGAACGACCTCGTGAAGGATGTCTCACGTCTGGTCGAACTGCATCTGCGCTTCCACGGGTACGGCACCGGAGAGTGGACGGACTCCGCGGTCCGCCGTTACGTCCGTGACGCGGGCCCGCTCCTCGACCGGCTCCACAAGCTGACCCGTTCCGACTGCACCACGCGCAACAAGCGCCGGGCGGCCGCGCTCTCCCGGGCCTACGACGGGCTGGAGGACCGCATCGCCCAGCTCAAGGACCAGGAAGAGCTCGACGCGATCCGTCCCGACCTCGACGGCAACGAGATCATGGAGATCCTGGGCATCGGCCCCGGGCCGGCGATCGGTCAGGCGTACAAGTTCCTGCTGGAGCTGCGCCTGGAGAACGGCCCGATGGAGCACGACGCCGCGGTGGCGTCGCTCAAGGAGTGGTGGGCCGAACAGGGCTGAGGGTTGGAGAGGGCGTCATGTTTCACGTGAAACATGACGCCGGGAGTCGGGAAGGGGCGGTGTTTCACGTGAAACACCGCCCCTTCCCGACTGAGTCAAGTTCTACTTGGCGGCGATCTCCGAAAGGCAGAGTGTGAAGTCGCTGCTGCCGCCCGTCTCGGTGTACTCGGCGTACTTGCTGCGGTCGCAGCCAGAGCTGTCACTCTTCTTCTGCGCAACCTTGAACTTCGCCTTGGAGCTCCCGCAGTCCACGACCTTCAGGCCTGGGTCCGTGGCGTTGTCCGGGTTGCTGATGCTCATGCAGTCGCCGACCTTGGCGGTGTCCGGGTCGTGCCGGCTCGCGAGGTAGCCCACGCCGGCGGCTATGACGGCACAGACCACGATGCCGATGCGCAGGTACTGTTTCACACCACGCTTCGGGCGTTGCGGCGGGACCGGGGCGAACCCGGCGGCTGGCTGCTGCGGAAACCCGGGCTGACCCGGCTGCTGCGGATATGCCTGCGGATATCCCTGCGGCGGCTGCTGGCCGTACGGGACCTGACCTTGAGGCGGCTGGCCGTAGGGCGGCTGGCCCTGAGCGAACGGGTTCTGACCCTGGGGCGGTGGAGTTGTCACTGGATTCCCCCTGGAACGTAAGCGCGTGACACGAAATAAGACGCACGTAAGTTATCGGGCTCCTGTGACAACGCTGTGGCCTGAAGTGGCTCTGTGGCACTGATGTGACACTTACTGAAGTTCAAAGCGGGCCATAGCGACCGCAATGGACGCGTAGACCGCCGCCACCGTCACGACGAGGGAAACCGACCGTCCGTCAGAGGGCAGCATGAGAGCGGCCATTGCCGCCGCTCCGACGAAGGCGACGTTGAACAGGACGTCGTAGACGGAGAAGATCCGGCCGCGGAAACCGTCATCGACCGAGGACTGCACGACCGTGTCTGTGGCGATCTTCGCGCCCTGTGTCGTCACGCCCAGCATGAACGCTGCGACCAGGGTGGGTGCGGGGCTGAACGAGAGACAGAGGGCGGGCACGAGGACCGCGGCGGCACCGGCGCAGACGGCGATCCAGCGGCCCGGGCCCAGCCGCCCGGCTGCCCAGGGCGTCACCACGGCCGCGACGAAGAAGCCGGCGCCCGAGGCTCCGACAGCCAGCCCCAGGAGCGCCAGGCCGTCGTCGGAGTCCGACGCCCACGCATAGCGGCAGAGCATCAGCACCATGACCGTCAGGGCGCCGTAGCAGAAGCGCATCAGTGTCATCGTCATCAGAGCCCAGGCCGCCTCCCGCCGCGGACGCTCCGCGAGATGACGTACGCCCCCGGCAAGGCCACGCGCGGTGCCGGCGAGGGCGGCGACCAGGTGAGGCTGGATCAACTCCTGCTCGGGTCCGAGGAGTCCCGGGGCCATGCGCAGGGACGCGAGAGCCGCGCACAGATACAGCGCCGCTCCTACGAGGACCACCACCGCGTCGGAGTCCGCCCCGACCAGCCGCACGGCGAACGCGAGGGCTCCGCCCATGGTCGCCGCGAGCGTGCCGGCGGTCGGTGAAAGCGAGTTGGCAAGCACCAGACGGTCCGGGTCGACGACCCGGGGCAGCGCGGCCGACAGCCCTGCCAGAACGAAGCGGTTGACCGCGGTGACACTGAGCGCGGAGACGTAGAAGAGCCAGTCGGGTACATGGCCCAGCACCAGGACCGCCGTCACGGATGCCAAAGCCGTGCGCAGCAGATTGCCGTACAGAAGGACCTGCCGACGCCGCCAACGGTCCAGCAGGACCCCCGCGAAGGGGCCGATGAGGGAGTACGGGAGCAGCAGTACCGCCATCGCGGAGGCGATCGAGGCCGCCGAGGTCTGCTTCTCCGGTGAGAAGACCACGTAGGTGGCCAAGGCGATCTGATAGACGCCGTCAGCGCCCTGGGACAGCAGTCGTACACCGAGCAGGCGTCTGAATCCCTGGAAGCGCAGGAGGACGCGCAGGTCACGCACGACAGCCATGGAGCACAGCCTCACATACGAGGAGGGTCCCCGGGCGGTAAGCCCGGGGACCCTCGACAGCGAGCACGAAACCGTGCTTTAGCGCTCGACCTCGCCCTTGATGAACTTCTCGACGTTGGCGAAGGCCTCGTCGTCGAAGTACTGGACCGGCGGGGACTTCATGAAGTAGCTCGACGCGGAGAGGATCGGGCCGCCGATACCGCGGTCCTTGGCGATCTTCGCGGCGCGCAGCGCGTCGATGATGACGCCGGCCGAGTTCGGGGAGTCCCAGACCTCGAGCTTGTACTCCAGGTTCAGCGGGACGTCGCCGAAGGCGCGACCCTCGAGGCGGACGTACGCCCACTTGCGGTCGTCGAGCCAGGCCACGTAGTCCGAGGGACCGATGTGGACGTTCTTCTCGCCCATGTCGCGGTCGGGGATCTGCGAGGTGACGGCCTGCGTCTTCGAGATCTTCTTGGACTCGAGGCGGTCGCGCTCCAGCATGTTCTTGAAGTCCATGTTGCCGCCGACGTTGAGCTGCATGGTGCGCTCAAGACGGACACCGCGGTCCTCGAACAGCTTCGCCATCACGCGGTGCGTGATGGTCGCGCCGACCTGCGACTTGATGTCGTCGCCGACGATCGGGACGCCCGCCTCGGTGAACTTGTCCGCCCACTCCTTGGTGCCGGCGATGAAGACCGGGAGGGCGTTGACGAAGGCGACCTTGGCGTCGATGGCGCACTGGGCGTAGAACTTCGCCGCGGCCTCGGAACCGACGGGCAGGTAGCAGATGAGGACGTCGACCTGCTTGTCCTTCAGGACCTGGACCACGTCGACCGGCGCCTCGGCGGACTCCTCGATGGTCATGCGGTAGTACTTACCGAGACCGTCCAGGGTGTGACCGCGCTGGACCGTGACGCCCTTGCTCGGGACGTCGCAGATCTTGATGGTGTTGTTCTCGCTGGCACCGATGGCGTCGGAGAGGTCGAGGCCGACCTTCTTCGCGTCGACGTCGAACGCGGCGACGAACTCGACGTCACCGACGTGGTACTCGCCGAACTGGACGTGCATCAGGCCGGGTACCTTGGCCGCCGGATCGGCGTCCTTGTAGTACTCGACGCCCTGAACCAGCGAGGCGGCGCAGTTGCCCACGCCGACGATGGCTACGCGAACCGAACCCATTCCGGTTGCTCCCTGTGTGTATCGGTGAAACCCCGAATGGGCTTCACGTGGCGGTGTCGTCGGACGGATCCGGCCGGGTGCTGTCCCGGTGCCGGGGCAGGCCGCCCGTCTCTCCAGATGTGATGTCCTGTTGAGCTGAGCCTTCGGTGGCGAGACGCTTGACGTCCCGTCCGGCCCGCTCGCTCTCGATGAGCTCGTTCAGCCAGCGCACTTCGCGCTCCACGGACTCCATTCCGTGGCGCTGGAGCTCAAGCGTGTAGTCGTCGAGGCGCTCCCGGGTGCGCGCCAGCGAGGCGCGCATCTTCTCGAGGCGCTCCTCCAGACGGCTGCGGCGGCCCTCCAGTACGCGCATGCGTACGTCGCGTGACGTCTGTCCGAAGAACGCGAAGCGAGCGGCGAAGTGCTCGTCCTCGTACGCGTCGGGACCCGTCTGCGCGAGAAGTTCCTCGAAGTGATCCTTACCTTCCGCCGTCAATCGATAGACGATCTTGGCGCGACGTCCTGCGAGCGTTGCCGTCAGGGCGTCTTCGGGTGTGGATCCTGATTCCTCGATCAACCAGCCGTTGGCGACCAGCGTCTTGAGGCAGGGGTAGAGCGTTCCGTAGCTGAAGGCACGGAACACACCCAGTGACGTATTGAGTCGTTTGCGCAGCTCATAGCCGTGCATCGGGGACTCGCGGAGCAGGCCGAGTACGGCGAACTCGAGGATCCCGGAACGCCGGCTCATCGTCGCCTCCTCCCTGTCGCTGCCTCGTCGGCACGGTCTTTATGCCGTGCTGATGTATCGACTCGATACATCAGCACGATAGAACGGCGATGGAGATGCGACAAGCGGGAGCAGAGTGAACGGCGTCACATCACCGATTCATACGAAGCAAGTTGCCTGATTTGGGGTGACCTTCGGCGCTAGGTGGGTTTTGACGGTGCGTAGTCTGTGCGGCATGGACACCACCGGGAACCGAGTGACGTAAGAGAACGTCAACGTCTTTGGTGCAGTACGGGTGAATGCACGATCGACCGCATCCGTACTTCGGGGGGACCGGAAACCAGCCGCCGTTTCCAGGCGCGCAAAGGTGCGCCTGCCCGAGGAGTAGTCGTTCGATGAGCGAGCACCGTCGCAAACCGTCGCAGCCGCAGGGCGGCGGACGTGCCGCGGCCCGGCGCGGCCAACCACAGCCGGGCGCGACCGCAGGCCGCCGCGAGGCACCGCGAGACGCCACCGGGTCTCCTTCCGATTCCTATGACTCGGGGGGTGGAGAGAGCCCGTTCGGCAGCCGTGCCGAGGCACGCCGGGCCACACAGCGAGGAAACGGCGGAGGCCGGCGCAGAGCCGCCGACGGCGCGGGACCAGGCGGTCCCGGAGGAGGGGGCGGCCGACGCGGTGGTCCGCCCGGCCCCGGCGGGCCCGGACGCGGCCGAGGCCGCGCTCCCGAGCCTGCCAAGAAACGCATCATCGACTACCCGCGCTCGGGCAAGTACGGCGCCGCTCGCTGGGTGCCGTCCTGGAAGCTCGTGACGGGCCTGTTCATCGGCTTCTGCGGCAGCATGGTCGCGGCCGCGGGCGTCGCGTACGCCCTGGTGGGCATCCCGGACATCGGCAAGACCGCCAAGGCGCAGAACAACGTCTACTACTACGCCGACGGCAGCGAGATGGTCGCCACCGGTGGTGAGGCCAACCGCCAGATCATCAGCTACGCGCAGATCCCCAAGGAGATGCGGTGGGCGGTCATGTCGGCCGAGAACAAGACGTTCGAGACCGACAGCGGCGTCGACCCCATGGGTATCGCCCGCGCCTTCGTGAACATGGCCAAGGGCGGGCAGACGCAGGGTGGCTCCACCATCACCCAGCAGTACGTGAAGAACGCCATGCTTCAGGACCAGTCGCAGACGATCTCCCGCAAGCTCAGGGAACTGTTCGTCTCCATCAAGGTCGGGGCCAAACTGCCCAAGGACCAGATCATGGCGGGCTACCTGAACTCCGCGTACTACGGGCGCAACGCCTACGGCATCCAGGCCGCCGCACATGCCTACTTCAACAAGGACGCCACGAAGCTGGACCCGAGCCAGTGCGCCTTCCTGGCGGCGGTGCTCAAGGGCGCCACGTACTACGACCCCGCGGGCGCCCAGTCGATCGACCCGGTGAACGCCACGCCTCAGCTCAACCGCAAGCGTGCCGTTGCCCGCTGGCAGTGGATCCTCGACCAGGAGGTCAAGGACGGC
This genomic interval carries:
- a CDS encoding PadR family transcriptional regulator, translated to MSRRSGILEFAVLGLLRESPMHGYELRKRLNTSLGVFRAFSYGTLYPCLKTLVANGWLIEESGSTPEDALTATLAGRRAKIVYRLTAEGKDHFEELLAQTGPDAYEDEHFAARFAFFGQTSRDVRMRVLEGRRSRLEERLEKMRASLARTRERLDDYTLELQRHGMESVEREVRWLNELIESERAGRDVKRLATEGSAQQDITSGETGGLPRHRDSTRPDPSDDTAT